One window of Sphingobacteriales bacterium genomic DNA carries:
- the gyrB gene encoding DNA topoisomerase (ATP-hydrolyzing) subunit B gives MQSNYGADSIQVLEGLEAVRKRPAMYIGDIGFKGLHHLVYEVVDNSIDEALAGYCKNIDVVINEDNSISVKDDGRGIPVAIHTAEGRSALEVVMTVLHAGGKFDKNTYKVSGGLHGVGVSCVNALSENLKVEVERDGGLFVQEYVRGVPAYPVKQIGKSENTGTTTTFKPDFQIFTVLTYNYETLASRLRELAFLNRGIRITLTDLREKDEKGNYQKDEFFSEGGLSEFVKYLDANRTSLIETPICMEGERDMVTVEVALQYNSTYNENVHSYVNNINTIEGGTHVSGFRRALTRTFKTYAEKNGLFSKVKVEITGDDFREGLTALISLKVPEPQFEGQTKTKLGNSEVAGIVEGVVGDKLVAFLEENPRQAKTIIEKVILAATARNAARKARELVQRKTALTGSGLPGKLADCSNKDPEACELFLVEGDSAGGTAKQGRDRNFQAIMPLRGKILNVEKAMEYKIYDNEEIKNIYMALGVFQNENKELNTDKLRYHKVVIMCDADVDGSHITTLILTFFFRQMKDLIERGYIYIATPPLYLVKRGKDFIYCWNDDDRDAAVQKLAGNDDPNRVVNIQRYKGLGEMNAEQLWETTMDPNRRILKQVTIDSAAEADRIFSMLMGDDVEPRRDFIEKHAKYARIDT, from the coding sequence ATGCAAAGCAATTATGGTGCCGATAGTATTCAGGTACTCGAAGGATTAGAGGCTGTCAGGAAACGACCGGCAATGTATATTGGCGATATCGGGTTCAAAGGTTTACACCATTTGGTGTATGAAGTTGTGGATAATTCCATTGATGAAGCACTTGCAGGTTATTGCAAAAATATAGATGTTGTTATCAACGAAGACAACTCAATCAGTGTGAAAGATGACGGGCGCGGAATTCCGGTAGCTATTCATACTGCAGAGGGGCGGTCGGCACTTGAAGTTGTAATGACGGTATTACATGCAGGAGGTAAATTTGACAAAAATACCTATAAAGTATCGGGCGGTTTGCACGGGGTAGGGGTTTCTTGTGTCAATGCGTTGTCCGAAAACCTGAAAGTAGAAGTAGAAAGGGACGGCGGGTTGTTTGTTCAGGAATATGTGCGTGGAGTTCCGGCATATCCTGTAAAGCAAATCGGTAAAAGCGAGAATACAGGTACAACAACCACGTTTAAACCCGATTTTCAGATATTTACCGTACTGACTTATAATTACGAAACCCTTGCTTCCCGTTTGCGCGAGCTTGCATTTCTGAACAGAGGCATTCGAATTACCTTGACCGACTTGCGTGAAAAAGACGAAAAAGGCAATTATCAGAAAGATGAATTTTTTTCTGAGGGAGGATTGTCTGAATTTGTAAAATATCTCGACGCTAACCGGACCTCTCTGATTGAAACGCCGATTTGTATGGAAGGAGAACGGGATATGGTTACCGTTGAAGTAGCACTTCAGTACAACTCCACTTACAACGAGAATGTCCATTCTTATGTTAACAATATCAATACCATAGAGGGAGGAACCCATGTATCGGGATTTCGCAGAGCGCTAACCCGCACATTTAAAACTTATGCCGAAAAAAACGGATTGTTCAGCAAGGTTAAAGTTGAAATTACCGGAGATGATTTTCGCGAAGGATTGACAGCGCTGATATCGCTGAAAGTACCTGAGCCGCAGTTTGAGGGGCAAACAAAAACCAAATTGGGCAACTCGGAAGTTGCAGGTATTGTAGAAGGGGTGGTTGGCGATAAACTTGTCGCTTTTTTGGAAGAAAACCCGCGTCAGGCCAAAACTATCATTGAAAAGGTAATTCTCGCCGCCACAGCGCGTAATGCTGCCCGAAAAGCCCGCGAATTGGTACAAAGAAAAACCGCTTTAACAGGCAGCGGCTTGCCCGGAAAACTGGCAGACTGCTCAAACAAAGACCCCGAAGCCTGTGAATTGTTCCTGGTTGAGGGAGATTCGGCAGGGGGTACCGCCAAACAAGGAAGGGATCGCAACTTTCAGGCCATCATGCCCCTAAGAGGTAAGATCCTCAACGTCGAGAAAGCCATGGAATATAAAATCTACGACAACGAAGAGATTAAAAATATCTATATGGCACTCGGAGTGTTTCAAAACGAAAACAAGGAACTCAATACCGATAAACTCCGCTATCACAAGGTGGTCATTATGTGTGATGCCGATGTGGACGGAAGTCATATCACCACCCTGATACTCACCTTCTTTTTCCGTCAAATGAAAGACCTGATTGAGCGAGGCTATATTTATATCGCCACTCCACCGCTTTATTTGGTCAAACGCGGAAAAGATTTTATCTATTGCTGGAACGACGATGACCGGGATGCAGCAGTTCAAAAACTTGCCGGAAACGATGATCCTAATCGGGTGGTCAATATTCAGCGATATAAAGGTTTGGGGGAAATGAACGCCGAACAGCTTTGGGAAACAACGATGGATCCAAACCGCCGGATTCTGAAACAAGTAACTATTGACAGTGCTGCAGAGGCAGACCGCATTTTTTCAATGCTGATGGGGGATGATGTCGAACCAAGAAGAGATTTTATTGAAAAACACGCTAAATACGCAAGAATAGATACCTGA